GTCCACACATTCCTCCTGAGTGAATTTGATGTTCGGGTCAACTTGATTAATGAAATTAAAGAAGGACTCCGACTCGCTTTTGTCTATGATGATGAATGTGTCGTCAACAAAACGAAGCCACAATTTGGGCGGTTTACCGGGGTAACTACTCAGCACGTGTTGTTCAAATTTCTCCATGTAGAGATTAACCACAATTGGAGAAACAGCTGAGCCCATCGCGCACCCATATTGTTGGATATAATACTTATTGTCGTACGAGAAATAAGTTGTTTTGAGGCAGATGGTGACAAGTTCAACAATTTGTTCAACGGTTAAATCTGTGCGTTCACTCAAAGTGGTATCCTCCGATAAGAAATCCTTTACAACCTTGATGGCGTCGTCCGGTGGAATGGAGGTGAAAAGTGCGCTCACATCGTAAGAAGTAATGATCTCGTTATCGTCCACTGAGGTATCGCGGATTTTCTTTACAAAGTCCTGTGTATTGACAAGATGGTGTGGGGATTTTCCGACAAGCGGTCCTATAATCTTCGCTGCGTGTTTGGCTAAGTTGTACGTAACCGAGCCAATGCTACTAATTATTGGTCTCACTGGTATGGGATCTGGCTTGTGTATCTTAGGCAGGCCATAAAAAGCTGGAACGCTCGGTTcggtagggggggggggcagtctaAATTTGAGACTGAGGTCAACCGCCCCAGCAGTGTGGATTTTGTTGATAAACTCCGACACTTGCTTTCCATAACCGTTGGTAGGGTTATAACCTATGGGTTTATAAGTTTTCTTGTCCTTGAGCAACAGTTGGCACTTGCTATTGTAGTCAGTTTTGTTCAGAACAACAATACACTTGCCCTTATCGGCAGGTACGATAACAATGTTATTGTCCTTGCTCAGCTCATCAAGAGCTTTCTTTTCCTCTTTGGTGATATTAGGAGGTGGGGGTTTGGTGTTACGAAGTGTGTTACTGACCTTGTGACGAAGATTTTCAGCTTTTGATGGGTCTAATTTGGCCTGCTTAATCGCGGTTTCCGTAGCTGTGATGAAATCTGCTGTGGGAATTTTGTTTGGAACAACCGCGTAATTAAGTCCTTTGGCTAGCACAGATACTTCACTATCCTTCAAATTTCTATCCGACAGGTTCCGGACCCATTTCCGTTGGAAGTCAGGGTTATTAGAACTTGATCTCCAATTCTTATCAAGGTCCGCTTGTGATCTTTGTTGCGATGCAGTTTTGTATTTcgcaaatttttcaagatggcgtccctTGGTTACAGCGTGTTGACTCAGCTGTGCAACCCtgttgaattcggcaaccttgtcGGATTCCGTACCCGGAAGTAAGTTGGACAAACGATCTTCTAAATCCGACTTTTTCTGGTTTAACACATCTATTGTAAAGTTTGTCTGCCTAATTCTCTCGTTTAACAGCTTCCGTTCCTCATTTCTCAGGATGTTATCCGCTCGATGTCCTTGCAAACTCGATTTCAATTTGACACTCCTCGGGGTGATTTTCTCATGCAAACACCGTAGGTTGAAACGCAAATGGTTCCTGAAGTTAGCGatcctcgccgtctgacgtcacaacatctgacgtcatcacaacatcttcaatcagatgcctgacgaagtccgatgttttcggacgcaacgtagcaaagtgagttgcaaattttagttccagtatttgatttaatttacaaaataatgttttgaactactggatgaataatctacaccaagatatcagagattaatgttgtttttccatgaCATGG
Above is a window of Amphiura filiformis chromosome 7, Afil_fr2py, whole genome shotgun sequence DNA encoding:
- the LOC140157981 gene encoding uncharacterized protein, which translates into the protein MLMYSDLVGVFGDDRLSSMEQGVDYAEFLNERKITPRSVKLKSSLQGHRADNILRNEERKLLNERIRQTNFTIDVLNQKKSDLEDRLSNLLPGTESDKVAEFNRVAQLSQHAVTKGRHLEKFAKYKTASQQRSQADLDKNWRSSSNNPDFQRKWVRNLSDRNLKDSEVSVLAKGLNYAVVPNKIPTADFITATETAIKQAKLDPSKAENLRHKVSNTLRNTKPPPPNITKEEKKALDELSKDNNIVIVPADKGKCIVVLNKTDYNSKCQLLLKDKKTYKPIGYNPTNGYGKQVSEFINKIHTAGAVDLSLKFRLPPPPTEPSVPAFYGLPKIHKPDPIPVRPIISSIGSVTYNLAKHAAKIIGPLVGKSPHHLVNTQDFVKKIRDTSVDDNEIITSYDVSALFTSIPPDDAIKVVKDFLSEDTTLSERTDLTVEQIVELVTICLKTTYFSYDNKYYIQQYGCAMGSAVSPIVVNLYMEKFEQHVLSSYPGKPPKLWLRFVDDTFIIIDKSESESFFNFINQVDPNIKFTQEECVDNKLAFLDCLVQLNSDGTLNSTVYRKPTHTDHYLQSRHPLIHKLGVIRTLQYRADTVISNSEDIPEEKDHLQKALGNCGYSGWAFTKANKTKDSTKSTIGEVNHDNRTQVTIPYIAGLSERLKNSFKSFGITTCFKPTNILRGKLVHVKDKHPRDKQCNLVYGITCTAPDCGDSYVGETKQSLRARLNQHRRPSSSEAQNSAVYNHCNKKTEHFFNPEEAVILDKEEKWFGRGVRESIWERVRPEEETRKTTRISVSSRKSTKYQYVTNATAEQASNTRGRTVTNKPIVTKQPTLTKTAVEELTKKRSSGGINIGTWNVRTLRTEGHWEILLDEVRRFGLDILGLCETHLTHPRHSSTKMNTPSF